Proteins encoded together in one Carya illinoinensis cultivar Pawnee chromosome 3, C.illinoinensisPawnee_v1, whole genome shotgun sequence window:
- the LOC122304235 gene encoding cellulose synthase-like protein E1 isoform X3: MDEEKGHEVGFVQFPQSFENLTKNDVYGSSLNVIWGVEILGFDGNGGPCFIGTGCFHRRNALCGQKYSDQECKANGRGWNDIKIEESASVLEDTSKVLASCTYEEKYAQWGNEMGLKYGCPVEDIITGLAIQCRGWRSIYFNPERKGFLGLAPTTLLQTLIQHRRWSEGDFQIFVSRYCPLVYGYKKIPLKLQLSYCPYLLWAPNCLATLYYVAVPSLCLLRGIPLFPKISSAWVLPFAFVIIVHRAYSLGEFVWCGGTFQGWWNEQRMWLFKRISSYFFAFIDNILKLMGFTDSAFAITAKVAETDVSQRYEQELMEFGASSPMFTIIATMALLNAFCFVGGMKRVLMDMQIWFSNPFTLQILLCALLVIISLPVHQGLFLRKDEGRMPSSVTQWSLMFAALACALACY, encoded by the exons ATGGATGAAGAGAAGGGTCACGAAGTTGGCTTCGTACAGTTTCCACAGTCCTTCGAGAACCTTACGAAGAACGATGTCTACGGCAGTTCCTTGAACGTAATATGGGGG GTGGAGATTCTAGGATTTGACGGGAATGGAGGACCATGCTTTATTGGTACTGGGTGCTTTCACAGAAGAAACGCTCTTTGTGGACAGAAGTATAGTGATCAGGAATGTAAGGCAAATGGGAGGGGATGGAATGACATTAAAATAGAAGAGAGTGCGAGTGTCCTAGAAGATACTTCCAAAGTCCTTGCAAGTTGTACCTATGAAGAGAAGTACGCCCAATGGGGAAacgag ATGGGTCTGAAATATGGCTGTCCAGTGGAAGATATCATAACAGGACTAGCTATACAATGTCGAGGTTGGCGATCCATCTATTTCAATCCAGAAAGGAAGGGCTTCCTCGGACTTGCGCCCACTACATTACTGCAGACACTTATACAGCACAGAAGATGGAGTGAAGGTGATTTTCAGATCTTTGTCTCAAGGTACTGTCCCCTTGTGTATGGGTATAAAAAGATTCCCCTCAAACTTCAACTTTCCTACTGTCCCTATTTGCTATGGGCTCCAAACTGCTTGGCCACATTGTATTATGTTGCAGTACCATCCTTGTGCCTGCTTAGGGGCATCCCCTTGTTTCCTAAG ATTTCAAGCGCATGGGTTCTACCATTCGCATTCGTCATCATTGTCCACCGGGCATACAGTCTTGGAGAATTTGTTTGGTGTGGGGGCACATTCCAAGGTTGGTGGAATGAACAAAGGATGTGGCTCTTCAAAAGAATCAGTTCCTACTTCTTTGCCTTCATTGACAACATCCTAAAACTTATGGGATTTACGGACTCGGCCTTCGCCATCACGGCAAAGGTGGCTGAAACGGATGTGTCGCAGAGATATGAGCAGGAGCTCATGGAATTCGGTGCTTCTTCCCCAATGTTTACCATTATAGCAACCATGGCATTGCTAAACGCATTCTGTTTTGTTGGAGGAATGAAGAGGGTGCTTATGGATATGCAAATTTGGTTTTCAAACCCATTTACGTTGCAGATTCTTCTATGTGCTCTCCTGGTTATTATCAGCCTCCCTGTTCATCAAGGTCTCTTCCTCAGGAAAGACGAGGGCAGGATGCCAAGTTCAGTGACACAATGGTCACTTATGTTTGCGGCTTTGGCTTGTGCATTAGCGTGTTATTAA
- the LOC122304235 gene encoding cellulose synthase-like protein E6 isoform X1, whose amino-acid sequence MKKRIETTTKLGRISEEIRKQHKGFREWNSVVSRSDHQTILQILIDGKDPKAVDIEGQPLPTLVYLAREKRPQYHHNFKAGSVNALIRVSSRISNCPIILILDCDMYSNNSESVRDAVCFFMDEEKGHEVGFVQFPQSFENLTKNDVYGSSLNVIWGVEILGFDGNGGPCFIGTGCFHRRNALCGQKYSDQECKANGRGWNDIKIEESASVLEDTSKVLASCTYEEKYAQWGNEMGLKYGCPVEDIITGLAIQCRGWRSIYFNPERKGFLGLAPTTLLQTLIQHRRWSEGDFQIFVSRYCPLVYGYKKIPLKLQLSYCPYLLWAPNCLATLYYVAVPSLCLLRGIPLFPKISSAWVLPFAFVIIVHRAYSLGEFVWCGGTFQGWWNEQRMWLFKRISSYFFAFIDNILKLMGFTDSAFAITAKVAETDVSQRYEQELMEFGASSPMFTIIATMALLNAFCFVGGMKRVLMDMQIWFSNPFTLQILLCALLVIISLPVHQGLFLRKDEGRMPSSVTQWSLMFAALACALACY is encoded by the exons ATGAAGAAACGGATTGAAACCACCACAAAGCTCGGCCGAATCTCAGAAGAAATACGCAAACAACACAAGGGATTCAGAGAGTGGAATTCGGTCGTAAGCCGAAGTGATCATCAAACCATTCTTCAA ATACTTATCGATGGGAAAGATCCCAAGGCTGTAGACATTGAAGGACAGCCATTGCCAACTCTGGTATACTTAGCACGTGAAAAGAGACCACAGTACCACCACAACTTCAAAGCAGGATCCGTAAATGCACTG ataagggTGTCATCGAGGATAAGCAATTGCCCCATAATTCTTATTTTGGATTGCGACATGTATTCAAACAATTCGGAGTCAGTGAGGGATGCTGTGTGTTTTTTCATGGATGAAGAGAAGGGTCACGAAGTTGGCTTCGTACAGTTTCCACAGTCCTTCGAGAACCTTACGAAGAACGATGTCTACGGCAGTTCCTTGAACGTAATATGGGGG GTGGAGATTCTAGGATTTGACGGGAATGGAGGACCATGCTTTATTGGTACTGGGTGCTTTCACAGAAGAAACGCTCTTTGTGGACAGAAGTATAGTGATCAGGAATGTAAGGCAAATGGGAGGGGATGGAATGACATTAAAATAGAAGAGAGTGCGAGTGTCCTAGAAGATACTTCCAAAGTCCTTGCAAGTTGTACCTATGAAGAGAAGTACGCCCAATGGGGAAacgag ATGGGTCTGAAATATGGCTGTCCAGTGGAAGATATCATAACAGGACTAGCTATACAATGTCGAGGTTGGCGATCCATCTATTTCAATCCAGAAAGGAAGGGCTTCCTCGGACTTGCGCCCACTACATTACTGCAGACACTTATACAGCACAGAAGATGGAGTGAAGGTGATTTTCAGATCTTTGTCTCAAGGTACTGTCCCCTTGTGTATGGGTATAAAAAGATTCCCCTCAAACTTCAACTTTCCTACTGTCCCTATTTGCTATGGGCTCCAAACTGCTTGGCCACATTGTATTATGTTGCAGTACCATCCTTGTGCCTGCTTAGGGGCATCCCCTTGTTTCCTAAG ATTTCAAGCGCATGGGTTCTACCATTCGCATTCGTCATCATTGTCCACCGGGCATACAGTCTTGGAGAATTTGTTTGGTGTGGGGGCACATTCCAAGGTTGGTGGAATGAACAAAGGATGTGGCTCTTCAAAAGAATCAGTTCCTACTTCTTTGCCTTCATTGACAACATCCTAAAACTTATGGGATTTACGGACTCGGCCTTCGCCATCACGGCAAAGGTGGCTGAAACGGATGTGTCGCAGAGATATGAGCAGGAGCTCATGGAATTCGGTGCTTCTTCCCCAATGTTTACCATTATAGCAACCATGGCATTGCTAAACGCATTCTGTTTTGTTGGAGGAATGAAGAGGGTGCTTATGGATATGCAAATTTGGTTTTCAAACCCATTTACGTTGCAGATTCTTCTATGTGCTCTCCTGGTTATTATCAGCCTCCCTGTTCATCAAGGTCTCTTCCTCAGGAAAGACGAGGGCAGGATGCCAAGTTCAGTGACACAATGGTCACTTATGTTTGCGGCTTTGGCTTGTGCATTAGCGTGTTATTAA
- the LOC122304235 gene encoding cellulose synthase-like protein E1 isoform X2 has protein sequence MYSNNSESVRDAVCFFMDEEKGHEVGFVQFPQSFENLTKNDVYGSSLNVIWGVEILGFDGNGGPCFIGTGCFHRRNALCGQKYSDQECKANGRGWNDIKIEESASVLEDTSKVLASCTYEEKYAQWGNEMGLKYGCPVEDIITGLAIQCRGWRSIYFNPERKGFLGLAPTTLLQTLIQHRRWSEGDFQIFVSRYCPLVYGYKKIPLKLQLSYCPYLLWAPNCLATLYYVAVPSLCLLRGIPLFPKISSAWVLPFAFVIIVHRAYSLGEFVWCGGTFQGWWNEQRMWLFKRISSYFFAFIDNILKLMGFTDSAFAITAKVAETDVSQRYEQELMEFGASSPMFTIIATMALLNAFCFVGGMKRVLMDMQIWFSNPFTLQILLCALLVIISLPVHQGLFLRKDEGRMPSSVTQWSLMFAALACALACY, from the exons ATGTATTCAAACAATTCGGAGTCAGTGAGGGATGCTGTGTGTTTTTTCATGGATGAAGAGAAGGGTCACGAAGTTGGCTTCGTACAGTTTCCACAGTCCTTCGAGAACCTTACGAAGAACGATGTCTACGGCAGTTCCTTGAACGTAATATGGGGG GTGGAGATTCTAGGATTTGACGGGAATGGAGGACCATGCTTTATTGGTACTGGGTGCTTTCACAGAAGAAACGCTCTTTGTGGACAGAAGTATAGTGATCAGGAATGTAAGGCAAATGGGAGGGGATGGAATGACATTAAAATAGAAGAGAGTGCGAGTGTCCTAGAAGATACTTCCAAAGTCCTTGCAAGTTGTACCTATGAAGAGAAGTACGCCCAATGGGGAAacgag ATGGGTCTGAAATATGGCTGTCCAGTGGAAGATATCATAACAGGACTAGCTATACAATGTCGAGGTTGGCGATCCATCTATTTCAATCCAGAAAGGAAGGGCTTCCTCGGACTTGCGCCCACTACATTACTGCAGACACTTATACAGCACAGAAGATGGAGTGAAGGTGATTTTCAGATCTTTGTCTCAAGGTACTGTCCCCTTGTGTATGGGTATAAAAAGATTCCCCTCAAACTTCAACTTTCCTACTGTCCCTATTTGCTATGGGCTCCAAACTGCTTGGCCACATTGTATTATGTTGCAGTACCATCCTTGTGCCTGCTTAGGGGCATCCCCTTGTTTCCTAAG ATTTCAAGCGCATGGGTTCTACCATTCGCATTCGTCATCATTGTCCACCGGGCATACAGTCTTGGAGAATTTGTTTGGTGTGGGGGCACATTCCAAGGTTGGTGGAATGAACAAAGGATGTGGCTCTTCAAAAGAATCAGTTCCTACTTCTTTGCCTTCATTGACAACATCCTAAAACTTATGGGATTTACGGACTCGGCCTTCGCCATCACGGCAAAGGTGGCTGAAACGGATGTGTCGCAGAGATATGAGCAGGAGCTCATGGAATTCGGTGCTTCTTCCCCAATGTTTACCATTATAGCAACCATGGCATTGCTAAACGCATTCTGTTTTGTTGGAGGAATGAAGAGGGTGCTTATGGATATGCAAATTTGGTTTTCAAACCCATTTACGTTGCAGATTCTTCTATGTGCTCTCCTGGTTATTATCAGCCTCCCTGTTCATCAAGGTCTCTTCCTCAGGAAAGACGAGGGCAGGATGCCAAGTTCAGTGACACAATGGTCACTTATGTTTGCGGCTTTGGCTTGTGCATTAGCGTGTTATTAA